A genome region from Bacillota bacterium includes the following:
- a CDS encoding M20 family metallopeptidase, translated as MESRLLHFLIGQQDAITEELRELVELESPSTDKGAVDRFAARLAEKLAGLGLQPQVVRGQERGDQVRAVLGEGERQILVLCHMDTVWPVGEVARRPVRIDDGRLFGPGAYDMKGGIVQTLWALRALRELGRWPGTEGGRDLWSHKRVVFLYTSDEEIGSRSSRPLIEDEARRSRAVLVLEPAGRNGGVKVWRKGVAGFRVRVEGRAAHAGADPERGISAVHELCRQVLDICALANPVAGTTVNVGVIRGGSRPNVVAAEAEAEVDFRAATAAEMDRIVAAMFALRPHAEGTVLHVTGEMNRPPMEPTAASEQLYRLARDLAGSLGFDLPAEGTGGASDGNFTAYLGVPTLDGLGAVGDGGHSLDEYVVLDDLPRRTALLVRLLETV; from the coding sequence ATCACCGAGGAACTGCGAGAGCTGGTGGAACTTGAGTCGCCCAGCACCGATAAGGGGGCCGTGGACCGCTTCGCCGCCAGGCTGGCGGAGAAGCTGGCAGGCCTGGGCCTCCAGCCCCAGGTCGTCCGGGGGCAGGAGCGGGGAGACCAGGTGCGGGCCGTGCTGGGCGAGGGGGAGCGCCAGATATTGGTGCTGTGCCACATGGATACCGTGTGGCCCGTGGGCGAGGTCGCCCGGCGCCCGGTCAGGATCGACGACGGCAGATTGTTTGGGCCGGGGGCCTACGACATGAAGGGAGGCATTGTGCAGACCCTCTGGGCCCTTCGGGCCTTGCGGGAACTGGGGCGGTGGCCGGGCACGGAGGGCGGCCGCGACCTGTGGTCCCATAAGAGGGTGGTGTTCCTCTATACCTCGGACGAAGAGATCGGTAGCCGCTCGTCCCGTCCTCTCATAGAGGACGAGGCGAGGCGGAGCCGGGCGGTGCTCGTTCTCGAGCCGGCCGGCCGGAACGGCGGTGTCAAGGTGTGGCGCAAAGGGGTGGCCGGATTCCGAGTCCGGGTGGAGGGCCGGGCAGCTCATGCGGGGGCGGACCCGGAGCGGGGCATAAGCGCGGTGCACGAACTCTGCCGGCAGGTGCTGGACATTTGTGCCCTGGCCAACCCGGTGGCGGGCACCACGGTCAACGTGGGGGTGATCCGGGGCGGCAGCCGTCCCAACGTGGTGGCCGCCGAGGCCGAGGCCGAGGTGGACTTCCGGGCTGCCACCGCCGCGGAGATGGATCGCATCGTGGCGGCCATGTTCGCCCTGCGCCCCCATGCCGAAGGAACAGTCCTGCACGTCACCGGTGAGATGAACCGTCCTCCCATGGAGCCCACCGCCGCGTCGGAGCAACTCTATCGCCTGGCCCGTGACCTCGCTGGCAGTCTCGGCTTTGACCTGCCCGCCGAGGGGACGGGTGGTGCCAGTGACGGCAACTTCACCGCTTACCTGGGGGTTCCCACTCTGGACGGGCTGGGAGCGGTGGGCGATGGGGGGCACTCCCTTGACGAATATGTGGTTCTGGATGACCTACCGCGGCGCACCGCTCTGCTAGTCCGGCTGCTCGAAACCGTATGA